Proteins from a genomic interval of Dendropsophus ebraccatus isolate aDenEbr1 chromosome 6, aDenEbr1.pat, whole genome shotgun sequence:
- the TRIB2 gene encoding tribbles homolog 2: protein MNIQRSNPISITRYGRPRNKTQDFEELSSIRCSEPSQSFSPNLGSPSPPETPNSSHCVSCVGKYLLLEPLEGDHVFRAVHLHSGEELLCKVFDIRCYQESLAPCFCLPIHSNINQIAEILLGETKAYVFFERSHGDMHSFVRTCKKLKEEEAARLFYQIVSAVAHCHDGGVVLRDLKLRKFVFNDEERTKVKLESLEDAYVLSGHDDSLSDKHGCPAYVSPEILNTNGSYSGKAADVWSLGVMLYTMLVGRYPFHDIEPSSLFSKIRRGQFNIPETLSPKAKCLIRSILRRDPTERLTSQEILDHPWFSTDFNALNSGYGAKEVSDQLVPDVNMDEETDPFFN, encoded by the exons ATGAACATACAAAGGTCGAACCCTATATCGATCACAAGGTATGGGCGACCTAGGAATAAGACCCAGGATTTTGAAGAGTTGTCGTCTATAAGGTGCAGCGAGCCCAGCCAGAGCTTCAGCCCCAACCTCGGCTCCCCGAGCCCCCCAGAGACTCCCAACTCGTCGCATTGCGTTTCCTGCGTTGGGAAATACTTATTGTTGGAGCCTCTGGAGGGAGACCACGTTTTCCGAGCGGTGCATCTGCATAGCGGAGAAGAACTACTCTGTAAG gtttTCGATATTCGCTGCTACCAGGAGTCCTTGGCGCCCTGTTTTTGTCTACCTATTCACAGCAACATTAACCAAATAGCTGAGATCCTCCTTGGAGAGACTAAAGCCTACGTGTTCTTTGAGAGAAGCCATGGGGACATGCACTCTTTTGTTCGTACCTGCAAAAAGCTCAAAGAGGAAGAAGCGGCCCGGCTCTTCTATCAGATCGTGTCGGCCGTAGCGCACTGTCacgacggaggggtggtgctgcGAGACCTCAAACTTAGGAAATTTGTCTTCAACGACGAAGAACG GACTAAGGTGAAATTGGAGAGCCTGGAAGACGCCTACGTCCTATCGGGACACGATGACTCTCTTTCGGACAAGCATGGCTGTCCAGCTTACGTGAGCCCGGAAATCCTTAACACAAATGGTAGCTATTCAGGCAAAGCTGCCGACGTTTGGAGTCTAGGTGTCATGCTCTACACCATGTTGGTCGGACGATACCCATTTCACGACATCGAACCTAGCTCCTTGTTCAGCAAAATTCGTCGTGGGCAGTTCAACATTCCAGAGACCCTATCCCCTAAGGCGAAATGCCTTATACGTAGCATACTCCGTCGGGATCCAACAGAAAGGCTCACATCTCAAGAAATTCTGGACCATCCTTGGTTTTCCACAGATTTCAATGCATTGAATTCAGGATATGGTGCTAAGGAAgtgtcagatcaactggtgcctgatGTCAATATGGATGAGGAAACGGACCCTTTTTTTAACTGA